Proteins encoded in a region of the Alosa sapidissima isolate fAloSap1 chromosome 19, fAloSap1.pri, whole genome shotgun sequence genome:
- the lgmn gene encoding legumain, whose translation MCLQSSSALSQWDWLPGKLRHVPPPRSLLKQECGGNESTSERSGKLNRYFSWTLKCITEMFTQTLVVLGFSLALTATALPMPKAENGKNWVVIVAGSNGWYNYRHQADACHAYQIVHKNGIPDEQIVVMMYDDLAENEENPTKGVVINRPNGSDVYKGVLKDYIADAVTPDNFLAVLKGDSASVKGGSGKVLKSGPDDHVFVYFTDHGAPGLLAFPDDDLHVKDLMDAINYMHDKKMYKKMVFYIEACESGSMMNHLPTDIDVYATTAANAHESSYACYYDEARDTYLGDWYSVNWLEDSDMEDLNKETLLKQFKIVKSHTNTSHVMQYGNKTVAHMKVMEFQGASKSNASSAHPVSLPVVQERDLTPSPDVPLAILKRKLMKTNDIAVARGYLSEINTHLKTRDLLAETMRKVVQKVMGGTAADAEKLLSERMDLTQHQCYKMAVTHYKTSCFNWHSGPQYEYALRHLYALVNLCEVGHPAERITSVMDDVCYFRM comes from the exons ATGTGCCTTCAGTCATCCTCCGCACTGAGCCAATGGGATTGGCTGCCCGGTAAACTACGCCATGTACCCCCCCCTCGCAGTTTATTAAAACAGGAGTGTGGAGGAAACGAAAGCACTTCTGAAAGATCTGGGAAGCTAAACCG TTATTTCAGTTGGACATTGAAGTGCATCACAGAGATGTTTACACAGACCCTGGTCGTGCTGGGCTTCAGCTTGGCTCTCACAGCCACAGCGTTGCCCATGCCCAAAGCCGAGAACGGGAAGAACTGGGTGGTGATTGTGGCTGGTTCCAACGGCTGGTACAACTACAGACACCAG gccGATGCATGCCATGCCTATCAGATTGTCCACAAGAACGGTATCCCCGATGAGCAGATTGTTGTGATGATGTACGATGATCTGGCTGAGAATGAAGA aaacCCCACTAAAGGCGTCGTCATCAACAGGCCAAATGGCTCAGACGTGTACAAGGGGGTGCTGAAGGACTATATTGCTGAT gcagtgACTCCAGATAACTTCCTGGCAGTGCTGAAGGGTGACTCCGCTAGTGTGAAAGGAGGATCTGGAAAAGTGCTGAAGAG TGGGCCAGAtgatcatgtgtttgtgtacttcACCGATCACGGGGCACCTGGACTCCTGGCCTTCCCCGATGATGAT CTGCATGTCAAGGACCTCATGGATGCCATCAACTACATGCATGACaagaaaatgtataagaag atggtgtTTTACATCGAGGCTTGTGAGTCTGGATCCATGATGAACCATCTGCCCACAGACATTGATG TCTACGCCACCACAGCTGCCAACGCCCACGAGTCTTCCTACGCCTGTTACTATGACGAGGCCCGTGACACCTACCTGGGCGACTGGTACAGTGTCAACTGGTTGGAGGATTCTGACATG GAGGACCTGAACAAAGAGACTCTGCTGAAGCAGTTCAAGATCGTCAAGAGTCACACCAACACTAGCCATGTCATGCAGTATGgtaacaag aCCGTGGCTCACATGAAGGTGATGGAGTTCCAGGGCGCCTCAAAGAGCAACGCCTCGTCTGCCCATCCCGTCTCCCTTCCTGTGGTGCAGGAGCGTGACCTCACCCCCAGCCCTGACGTCCCATTGGCCATCCTTAAGAGGAAGCTTATGAAGACCAACGACATCGCAGTCGCTCGTGGTTACCTGTCGGAGATCAACACACACCTCAAG acccGGGATCTCTTGGCTGAGACCATGCGTAAAGTGGTCCAGAAGGTAATGGGTGGGACCGCTGCTGATGCTGAGAAGCTTCTGAGTGAGCGCATGGATCTGACGCAGCACCAGTGCTACAAGATGGCCGTCACGCACTACAAAACCAGCTGCTTCAACTGGCACTCTGGCCCTCAG TATGAATATGCGCTGAGGCACCTCTATGCTCTGGTGAACCTGTGTGAAGTTGGACACCCAGCAGAAAG GATCACGTCAGTCATGGATGATGTATGTTACTTCAGGATGTAA